The genomic interval ATagggaacgccgtccggaaccggatggcggtgccggaaacgccggaatatggccggaaggcggcgaatacgccagtaaaacgtcaaaaaaacgttccggaaacgccggaacagtaaccgggaaaaacgacgtcaattttgacgttccgaggtccgttttccaaatttcaaagtccaaaatcacaatgtagtgctattggggtcccatgtaacccaaaagcggccaatttaaaaaccacgtgagttgcaaacgttgaccatgcatgctaagccaaggaaaataaaattctcacgagtccaagaaagacgagaaattttatagaatatgccaatatttaatacaacacaaccaaacttccaattccaatagacgacttaagctaaagtcgaacaagaaacatgggaatgccaacgtcatacttgaaaaatagtaagcagaagacatagtcaaaatagagtgactaatcaaaagtccgtagcaacaaaatcttgcatatcggatcgggcggagccttagcctgaggctcaaaaatgtttgcttacttgagaatggaagaatgttacttttccatctccaaaattccctcaagaaatagatataggtgccaaaaatggcatgcgtttcttggatgtggagtatcatcaaggtcaactctgataatacaacgtcatagatgttcattaaatcactttaagtgtgtcccatagaattctttatttttgggatcttttgtcagcaaatagtgatgcatcagagtaatgaatcaactcaaataaatgagtacgtagaccttgggattatcgtttatagacatgagtttaagaaaactcaaacattccaataacagtcgcgatggtgacgcatccataagaaacgagggctgtataggtttcgaataatcgaaatattcaagtatgtaaccggaattagaagggttgtgatgtatatggtcacaaaataatcgatgcatatcggcgattctcatgatcgcacccaaaacagcggtgcactcaggcgaccacacgaaatcgatatcttccttttttaaataataacgtgactcccccaggatcgtcacacgaaaaacgtcgaccaagaggggaatcatatccctctttggtctcatcggcgttataagaaaggccggaaaagaagacatgaaaaaggctaatagcgcccgataatttatatatatatcttcaaaagcagcaactttaagaaaaacatacttgttggtctgccaaatagaccgcatataagtaaattgctctgcaaatcgatcgtcatgcatgaagttgcttgttgaattccttttcgatcttcgtccgatgacataaaaatcttgggaggatacgatcaaaatcatatgtagatgacaaaagtatcgtccatctcggcatgaatgtcatcaccatagtacgacgagtgatcacttttcctatgcaagcacgtgaaacatagttagaaaacgaaaacgtgcaaataaacgatttaataagcaataggaaaataaaaaggaaaaaagagaaatagtttaaaggcccaaaagggtagagaagacgggagtagcttctcttgagcgaagagtttgcttgtgcagttcgcgctcattgcgtatatatgcgggaggagcaattttgaatcctctgatgcggggtttttggggcaaaaagatgtttttgcggagcggatgcggaggagaccctgcggtgctgcggggctgcgtgcaggggctgcgtacAGGGGCGGcgaggctgcgtgcagggcttgCGGGCAGGGGCTGTAGGGGGGGTTgcggcaggggctgcggcgaTGCGGCGGCAGCGATGCGGTGGCGAGCAGGAGGTGCGccggcgaggagatgccggaacttggaatcgacggcggccggcggagaAAAAAAGtatagggctctaaaagttcagggttttagggcaaagtgcgtgataacgtgttttaggatgaaataattgtgtattattgaatgatatgggggcctatatataggcattacaaaaccacaatcccgtaggattcggagtcctaatctattacggagatgctaatctatctcctaacagtaaacctattaggctaagacacacataagggtagaataataattctcccggaacataattgtatttgtttgtatgtaattcaataataaataaataaataatgtcTGAAGAGTAACAATATTTTTTTCCTAATATCCCAAATATAtttccgatatatccgatatctctatttaaaaaaaaaacaatatatccCCCAGTACCGATATTTCGAACGTTGAAAAGGATTTCAATTCATAGTTGGAAGTGTACTGCCAATTAGGCGCaggtatataatatattaaactTTTTAGGGAACTATTAGCGAAGAACAAAGTACCATACTGCAAATTTCAGAAGCAACCTATAAACATGTGTAGACAGGCATTACCATATGCTGAATCCAGCCACGAATTACGAGAAATCACAAATTACTCTCTTCAGCGAATTGACTCTATCCCGCAGTCCTTCAACTGCCCTTTCATTATCTTGCTCATCGATTTCAAGAGACTAGGAAGATGAGGCCCTGATGCCACCCTCCTCAATGCCATGAAAAAAGGGTGACTTTGTTGCTGCGGTAGTCCCTGCATATTAATAGATTCCAAGGATTGTTATGCAATCAGCTTCTGTATGATTGACTAAGGAGTTTGCTTCAGATGAAACATGTGACAATTTCAAAACAATTAGAAAAAGcttcagcaacatcaacgaTAGGTTCATTTAGTCATTGATATTTTCCGGAATTGCATCTAGCACAATGGAGATATAATGAGTTTAATCACACACATTATACTCTGAAGTCTGAACCTTTGTATCAACAAGAATAAGTTGCAATACTTCAAGAAGCACAGCACATGTTCCTTTGTGATTCCCTTCAAAAATGTACTAGTCATTGAGTACATGCCCTAGTGATCAATTTGGTAACTTGAAACAGAGGAAGTCCAGTATACCAACAATATATAATGCGTTTTAAGCAGTCAATATAGCTTGTTTAAAGACTAATTAATAATCTGTATCCCATGCACAGAAACCACTGTTTTCAACTTAACACAAAGTAGCATTAACCATGGCAACAACATATTGTCAGGAAATCTTTTTTGTTGATCCAAGCATCCAATAAAATACACGGTTAAGAACCTATCCAGTACACAAACTAAGCACCTGATCCATAAAGAGATGTTCTAAGTGTTTATTGGAAAAAAGTTGATGGGGATTATGATTTTGTGAAAGATCACCGTGTGCTTTTCCGGATGAGTAAAATTCATTGACAACTTGGACTGAGAAGATAGTCCAGTATTGATCAAATACTTTTGTCAACAATAATCTTCTTCTCTTATCTGTTTAGACTTCTATACCGAATGCGCAACTTAGAATTTTTCGTAGAAATGTTTTAGGAAAATGCATAACATATCTTTGAAATGTAGTATTGCAACATAAACTTGCTCGAAGGAAAATGAAGCTCTTCGATCAGAGCAAGGGATTATGCAAATGAGCTTAACAGATATCAAGTTACAGTTGTGATCTAGGTATATATGCACACTAAAAATCGAGATAAAATTCTGTCACGAACTCATGTAATAATCAACTAATTTGCAACTAAGAATCAGTAACGACTATTTCATCCATTATGAGTTAACTCCTACTTGTCTTATCAGCGCTATTACATCTTGCATTCATCGCAACAGCAATCAGATCAGAGTAGTAGTCTATTACAAAAGGACAGAAGACATAAataagctttttttttttgaaagggaagacATAAATAAGCTTAGAGAAACATAATTGCAAAACAGCATAATTATCCACAAACCGCAGGTCTTCTGGACTTTGTTCTTTCAAGGGGATATCACTGCGGTTGAATCCATAGATGGGATTCCCTGACCTCCTCAAAACCCGTATTGAAAGACTTGGCAAAGTCTCGGTCGATTTTGCCATTCTCCATATGAAAAATTCCAATATCCAAGTCCACAGATGGGGAGACCAGTTTGTTGTTCATGAAATATATGCAATTGGCCTTGCATCCGGAGTTGCTCGAGACCTCAACAGAGAAAGAGGAATTGCTTTTGCTCAAGAAGAGGGCTCTGTCACCCAAATCGAATACCTCAGAGTTGGACCATGAACTGCCACTACTGAACGGGACCTTGAAAACCCTGCAGCCACTAGTTGTTTCATAGTGGTAATGGTTGGAAGTACACAAAACCACCAATAGGGACCCTGCTGATTCCACCAGATATGAATTCTTAATGCCTTTATGACGACCTAGAAGCTCCTCCAAATCCGGAATTTCGGGAGCAACAACACTCAAATGTGCTCGCTCAGGGTCTTCAATGTCACAAACAACAGAAACACGACCAGATCGATTCACAACATAGAAGTTTCCCTGATAATACGTGAGATCCGTGAAGTAATTTTGGTAGTCAAATGTAAGACGCTTCCAACTTTGGCCAAGTCCTGGCCTGCAGAATCCCAAACTACTATATGATTGAAACATGACTATATAATCCGATGTCAAACGAGGATTCGACGACACCACAAACTTCAATACATTCTCAAGGGGGAAGCGTATAAAATCAGTCCCCCCATTTGGGATTTCAATTCTGGAATGCATTGATGGGTGGAACATACTAAACTTCAATTCCCCATCATCCGCTGTATCCTTGGTTACAGTAATCAGCCATCCTAGAGAGGCAAAGCAGGCCTTGCCAATGGTTTCTGGGAGATTGGTGTTGTATATCTGACTTTTTGTGAGGGTGTAAAACTGAACCATGTCCGCATCAAACCTCTTAGGAAGCATAAGAAGGGGAACTTGATCAGAGCCTGATTTCCGCACCGCAGCAATAAACTTGTCCCAGAAAATTGTCAGCCGTCCGTTGAGAGAGACCAAATACTTCGGAAGGAAATCGCAACACCCTGTAGCCGTATCAGCTTGTAGTGAAGAAGCCATTTTCAATTCTgtgatgattttgggtaattTTCTAACTTGGTTAGAGGTTGAGACTTGCTCTGTGCCTTTTATATAGGCTTGCATGCGGCTCTGGACTCCTTGTTAGAGTTCACTTCCTTTTCCTTCTGGCATTAGGATTTAGTTGATACTGAGTGGCATGCATATCCGTTTAAGGTTTACGTTCTTTTCCTTCTAGCATTGGGATTTAGTTAATACTAGACATCAGCCAAAGTGTACACATTTGAAGATACAGTAGTTGTTTTTGGGAGATAATTGCTTGCCGAACAAATATACt from Argentina anserina chromosome 2, drPotAnse1.1, whole genome shotgun sequence carries:
- the LOC126784111 gene encoding uncharacterized protein LOC126784111; this encodes MASSLQADTATGCCDFLPKYLVSLNGRLTIFWDKFIAAVRKSGSDQVPLLMLPKRFDADMVQFYTLTKSQIYNTNLPETIGKACFASLGWLITVTKDTADDGELKFSMFHPSMHSRIEIPNGGTDFIRFPLENVLKFVVSSNPRLTSDYIVMFQSYSSLGFCRPGLGQSWKRLTFDYQNYFTDLTYYQGNFYVVNRSGRVSVVCDIEDPERAHLSVVAPEIPDLEELLGRHKGIKNSYLVESAGSLLVVLCTSNHYHYETTSGCRVFKVPFSSGSSWSNSEVFDLGDRALFLSKSNSSFSVEVSSNSGCKANCIYFMNNKLVSPSVDLDIGIFHMENGKIDRDFAKSFNTGFEEVRESHLWIQPQ